A section of the Rhizobium sp. SSA_523 genome encodes:
- the parC gene encoding DNA topoisomerase IV subunit A, with protein sequence MGKTVTPPPGDGGDGDDNILPVDLKAALEERYLAYALSTIMHRALPDVRDGLKPVHRRIIHAMSEMGIRPNSAFKKCARIVGDVIGKFHPHGDQSVYDALVRLAQDFSQRYPIVDGQGNFGNIDGDNAAAYRYTEARMTEVAALLLEGIDQDAVDFRPTYNEEDEEPVVLPGAFPNLLANGASGIAVGMATSIPPHNAHELCDAALYLIKHPDASVEKLVEFIPGPDMPTGGVIIDSRDQIIEAYKTGRGGFRVRAQWATEDLGRGGYQIVVTEIPYQVQKSRLIEKIAELLIARKLPLLEDVRDESAEDIRIVLVPKNRTVDATLLMESLFRLTELESRFPLNMNVLSMGRVPKVMALNEILLEWLQHRKEVLIRRSRFRLAAIDRRLEILGGLLIAYLNLDEVIRIIREEDEPKPVMIAKWDLTDVQAEAILNMRLRNLRKLEEFEIRKEFDELTKEKADIESLLASDDKQWKVVEHEIQDVRKKFAKGRGKPFARLTLFADAPQADVEAIQQAMIEKEPITVVISQKGWIRALKGHMADTSSLTFKEGDGPKLAFPAQTTDKILLLTTGGKAYTLGAEKLPGGRGHGEPIRIIVDMENDQDVLTAFVHDASRKLLLSSTAGNGFVVAETELVANTRKGKQVMNVSMPDEAKLVVPVSGDHLAIVGDNRKLLVFPLAQVPEMSRGKGVRLQRYKDGGISDAKCFAIAEGLTWEDSAGRIFTKTKDELLEWMGDRATAGRTVPKGFPRSGKFGG encoded by the coding sequence ATGGGAAAGACTGTGACACCTCCACCCGGCGACGGCGGCGACGGCGATGACAACATCCTGCCGGTCGATCTGAAGGCGGCGCTTGAAGAGCGCTATCTTGCCTATGCGCTGTCGACCATCATGCACCGTGCGCTGCCGGACGTGCGCGACGGGCTGAAGCCGGTGCATCGCCGCATCATCCATGCCATGAGCGAAATGGGCATCCGGCCCAATTCGGCCTTCAAGAAATGCGCGCGTATCGTCGGCGATGTCATCGGTAAGTTCCATCCGCATGGCGACCAGTCGGTCTATGACGCGCTGGTGCGGCTAGCCCAGGATTTCTCCCAGCGCTATCCGATTGTCGACGGGCAGGGCAATTTCGGCAATATCGACGGCGATAATGCCGCGGCCTACCGATATACCGAAGCCCGCATGACGGAAGTGGCGGCCCTTCTTCTGGAAGGGATCGACCAGGACGCCGTCGATTTCCGGCCCACCTATAACGAGGAAGACGAGGAGCCGGTGGTCCTGCCGGGCGCCTTCCCCAATCTCCTGGCCAATGGCGCCTCCGGCATCGCTGTCGGCATGGCCACCTCCATTCCGCCGCACAACGCCCACGAATTGTGCGATGCCGCGCTTTATCTGATCAAGCATCCCGACGCTTCGGTGGAAAAGCTGGTGGAATTCATCCCCGGTCCCGATATGCCGACGGGCGGCGTGATCATCGACAGCCGTGACCAAATCATCGAGGCCTACAAGACCGGCCGCGGCGGTTTTCGCGTGCGCGCCCAATGGGCAACCGAAGATCTCGGCCGCGGCGGCTACCAGATCGTCGTCACCGAAATTCCCTACCAGGTGCAGAAGTCGCGTCTGATCGAGAAGATCGCCGAGCTGCTGATCGCCCGAAAGCTGCCGCTTCTGGAGGATGTGCGCGACGAATCGGCCGAAGATATCCGCATCGTGCTGGTGCCGAAGAACCGCACCGTCGACGCGACGCTCCTGATGGAATCGCTGTTCCGCCTGACCGAGTTGGAAAGCCGCTTCCCGCTCAACATGAATGTGCTGTCCATGGGCCGGGTGCCCAAGGTCATGGCGCTGAACGAGATCCTGCTGGAATGGCTGCAGCACCGCAAGGAGGTGCTGATCCGCCGCTCGCGCTTCCGGCTGGCCGCCATCGACCGCCGCCTGGAGATTCTTGGCGGCCTGCTGATCGCCTATCTCAATCTCGACGAAGTCATCCGCATCATCCGCGAAGAGGATGAGCCCAAGCCGGTCATGATCGCCAAATGGGATCTGACCGACGTGCAGGCGGAGGCGATCTTGAACATGCGGCTGCGCAATCTGCGCAAGCTGGAAGAGTTCGAGATCCGCAAGGAGTTCGACGAGCTGACGAAGGAGAAGGCGGATATCGAAAGCCTGCTCGCCTCCGACGACAAGCAGTGGAAGGTGGTCGAGCACGAAATCCAGGATGTCCGCAAGAAATTTGCCAAGGGACGCGGCAAGCCCTTTGCCCGCCTGACCTTGTTCGCCGATGCCCCGCAGGCGGATGTGGAAGCCATCCAGCAGGCGATGATCGAGAAGGAGCCGATCACGGTCGTCATCTCGCAGAAGGGCTGGATCCGCGCGCTGAAGGGGCATATGGCCGATACGTCAAGCCTGACCTTCAAGGAAGGCGACGGACCGAAGCTCGCTTTCCCGGCGCAGACGACCGACAAGATCCTCCTGCTGACGACCGGCGGCAAGGCCTATACGCTGGGGGCAGAAAAGCTTCCCGGCGGTAGGGGTCATGGCGAACCGATCCGCATCATCGTCGACATGGAGAATGATCAGGATGTGCTGACGGCTTTCGTCCATGACGCCTCGCGCAAGCTGCTGCTCTCCTCCACCGCCGGCAACGGTTTTGTCGTGGCGGAAACCGAACTTGTCGCCAATACCCGCAAGGGCAAGCAGGTGATGAACGTGTCCATGCCGGACGAGGCCAAGCTCGTCGTGCCCGTCTCGGGGGATCACCTCGCCATTGTCGGCGACAACCGCAAGCTGCTGGTCTTCCCGCTGGCCCAGGTGCCGGAAATGAGCCGCGGCAAGGGCGTGCGGCTGCAGCGCTACAAGGATGGCGGCATTTCCGACGCCAAGTGCTTTGCAATCGCCGAGGGCCTGACCTGGGAAGACAGCGCCGGGCGCATCTTCACCAAGACCAAGGATGAGCTTCTGGAATGGATGGGTGACCGCGCCACTGCCGGCCGCACCGTGCCGAAGGGCTTCCCAAGAAGCGGCAAGTTCGGCGGGTGA
- a CDS encoding arginyltransferase: protein MNTQATPSPQFYLTAPATCPYLAGEMERKVFTHLVGPRAAEMNDLLTQGGFRRSQNIAYRPACEGCRACVSVRILANELVLSRNMRRVLAENADLVGTAGPPQPTTEQFMLFRRYLDSRHQRGGMSDMSALDYAIMVEDTHVSTRLIEYRKRVPGAGIGDQPKGELIGVALTDLMSDGMSMVYSFYNPTMERRSLGTFMIIDHVLRTRQLGLPHVYLGYWVKGSAKMHYKTRFQPQEHLTPRGWELYAEDGAE, encoded by the coding sequence ATGAATACTCAGGCGACGCCCTCACCGCAGTTCTATCTGACGGCGCCGGCAACATGCCCGTATCTTGCCGGCGAAATGGAGCGCAAGGTCTTTACGCATCTGGTCGGGCCGCGTGCGGCTGAGATGAACGATCTCCTGACGCAAGGGGGCTTCCGACGCTCGCAAAACATCGCCTATCGTCCCGCCTGCGAGGGGTGCCGGGCCTGCGTCTCGGTGCGCATCCTCGCCAATGAGCTTGTGCTCAGCCGCAATATGCGCCGAGTTCTGGCCGAAAATGCCGATCTCGTCGGCACCGCCGGCCCGCCGCAGCCGACCACCGAACAATTCATGCTCTTCCGGCGCTATCTCGATTCCCGCCATCAGCGGGGCGGCATGTCTGACATGTCGGCGCTGGATTACGCCATCATGGTGGAAGACACGCATGTCAGCACGCGGCTGATCGAATATCGCAAACGCGTGCCCGGCGCCGGCATCGGCGACCAGCCCAAGGGCGAACTCATCGGCGTGGCTCTGACCGATCTGATGAGCGACGGCATGTCGATGGTCTATTCCTTCTACAACCCGACCATGGAGCGCCGGTCGCTCGGCACATTCATGATTATCGATCACGTGCTGCGCACACGCCAGCTCGGCTTGCCGCATGTCTATCTCGGCTACTGGGTCAAGGGATCCGCCAAGATGCATTACAAGACGCGGTTCCAGCCGCAGGAGCATCTGACCCCGCGCGGCTGGGAACTCTATGCCGAGGATGGCGCGGAATAA
- a CDS encoding RDD family protein, with protein MSFDTNPAVAAPQDWRAYRGVLSRRVFAFVIDYLLVLILCIPAAVVVFFLGVLTLGLGWFLYPALFVIVALIYFGMTVGGRAQASPGMRAAGIMMMRVDGRRLDFLTAVVHMVLFWILNSILTPLILLAGLFLDRSRLVHDMLLGTVMVRAD; from the coding sequence ATGTCGTTCGACACCAATCCCGCCGTTGCCGCCCCGCAGGACTGGCGCGCCTATCGCGGCGTGCTGTCCCGCCGCGTCTTTGCCTTCGTCATCGATTATTTGCTGGTCCTCATCCTGTGCATTCCGGCGGCGGTGGTGGTGTTCTTCCTCGGCGTCCTCACGCTCGGCCTCGGCTGGTTCCTCTATCCCGCCCTCTTCGTCATCGTGGCGCTGATCTATTTCGGCATGACGGTCGGCGGACGCGCCCAGGCAAGCCCCGGCATGCGCGCCGCCGGCATCATGATGATGCGGGTCGATGGCCGTCGCCTGGATTTCCTGACCGCCGTCGTGCACATGGTGCTGTTCTGGATCCTCAACTCCATTCTGACGCCGCTGATTCTGCTGGCGGGCCTGTTCCTCGATCGCTCGCGCCTCGTTCACGACATGTTGCTCGGCACGGTGATGGTGCGGGCGGATTGA
- the hemB gene encoding porphobilinogen synthase, translating to MKDKTHLVDEITGHRRMRRNRKADWTRRLVQENRLTVDDLIWPIFIVPGTNIVDPIAAMPGVNRMSVDKAVEAVRAAADLGIPAIAPFPDVEMDKRDASGSEILERNNLINLFTTAAKKAVPEIGIITDVALDPFTSHGHDGILRDGVIVNDETVDQVARAAVMQADAGADIIAPSDMMDGRIGAIRRALDAGGHQDVGIMSYATKFASGFYGPYREAINTGGLLKGDKNSYYINPANATEALRDAAMDVEEGADMLMVKPGIAYLDICWRMKEAFGLPTFAYQVSGEYTQIKAAAMNGWIDGERIMMETLTCFKRAGCDGILTYFAMDVARKLKGA from the coding sequence ATGAAAGACAAGACACATCTCGTCGACGAAATCACCGGCCATCGCCGCATGCGCCGCAACCGCAAGGCCGACTGGACACGCCGTCTGGTGCAGGAAAACCGGCTGACGGTGGACGATCTGATCTGGCCGATCTTCATTGTCCCCGGTACCAATATCGTGGATCCCATCGCCGCCATGCCGGGAGTGAACCGCATGAGCGTCGACAAGGCGGTGGAGGCGGTGCGCGCCGCCGCCGATCTCGGCATTCCGGCGATCGCTCCCTTTCCGGATGTGGAAATGGACAAGCGCGATGCCAGCGGCTCGGAAATCCTGGAGCGCAACAATCTCATCAACCTCTTCACGACCGCCGCTAAGAAGGCGGTGCCGGAGATCGGCATCATTACCGATGTGGCCCTCGACCCCTTCACCAGCCACGGACATGACGGCATCCTGCGCGACGGGGTGATCGTCAATGACGAGACGGTGGACCAGGTTGCCCGCGCCGCGGTGATGCAGGCCGATGCGGGGGCGGATATCATCGCGCCCTCGGACATGATGGATGGCCGCATTGGCGCCATTCGCCGTGCGCTCGATGCCGGCGGCCACCAGGATGTGGGCATCATGTCCTATGCCACCAAATTCGCCTCCGGCTTTTACGGTCCCTATCGCGAGGCGATCAATACCGGCGGGCTGCTCAAGGGCGACAAGAACAGCTATTATATCAATCCGGCCAATGCGACCGAGGCGCTGCGCGATGCGGCGATGGACGTGGAGGAAGGCGCCGACATGCTGATGGTGAAACCCGGCATCGCCTATCTCGACATCTGCTGGCGGATGAAGGAGGCTTTCGGTCTCCCAACCTTCGCCTACCAGGTCTCCGGTGAATACACGCAGATCAAGGCGGCGGCGATGAATGGCTGGATCGATGGCGAGCGGATCATGATGGAGACGCTCACCTGTTTCAAGCGCGCCGGCTGCGACGGGATCCTCACCTATTTCGCCATGGATGTCGCGCGCAAACTGAAAGGCGCTTAA
- a CDS encoding DUF6163 family protein gives MEPDSPVSPKRSLIEILFVIFLRGIAILCFWFGLQYWAMLVGYTFDGRARFDLLSLPWRAAASALAVAYPVVSLGLWMATSWGAVLWVIAAGGQVLMYQVWPQIFGHNVVIPLLHGLVAALYIVFRLAIALEERRKMEERVRVDLP, from the coding sequence ATGGAGCCTGATTCACCCGTATCGCCGAAGCGCAGCCTGATCGAGATCCTGTTCGTGATCTTCCTTCGCGGCATTGCCATTCTGTGCTTCTGGTTCGGCCTGCAATATTGGGCCATGCTGGTCGGCTACACGTTTGACGGCCGCGCCCGCTTCGATCTTCTGAGCCTGCCATGGCGGGCGGCTGCCTCGGCGCTCGCCGTCGCCTATCCGGTAGTGTCGCTCGGCCTGTGGATGGCCACTTCCTGGGGCGCCGTGCTCTGGGTGATCGCTGCCGGCGGGCAGGTCCTGATGTACCAGGTCTGGCCGCAGATCTTCGGCCACAATGTCGTCATCCCGCTTCTGCATGGCCTCGTGGCAGCGCTCTATATTGTCTTCCGCCTGGCCATTGCGCTGGAAGAACGGCGCAAGATGGAAGAGCGGGTAAGGGTTGATTTACCCTGA
- a CDS encoding MarR family winged helix-turn-helix transcriptional regulator → MNTKIKPQATANAGTHEEALHNLYLESLHLVERLHRRLLDVIKDEFDRQGRDDVNAIQALLLFNIGNSELTAGELRSRGYYLGSNVSYNVKKLVDLGLINHQRSRIDRRSVRISLTKAGQEIAEVVAKLYERHIGSIEKVGGIGESEFNQMNKLLQRLDRFWNDQIMYRL, encoded by the coding sequence TTGAACACCAAGATCAAGCCGCAGGCAACTGCGAACGCCGGCACCCACGAAGAAGCCCTCCACAACCTCTACCTGGAGTCGCTCCACCTGGTCGAACGTCTCCATCGCCGCCTGCTCGACGTCATCAAGGACGAATTCGATCGCCAGGGCCGCGATGATGTCAACGCCATCCAGGCACTGCTGCTCTTCAATATCGGCAATTCCGAACTGACGGCCGGCGAACTGCGCTCGCGTGGTTACTATCTCGGCTCGAATGTTTCCTACAATGTCAAGAAGCTGGTGGACCTCGGTCTCATCAACCACCAGCGCTCGCGGATTGACCGCCGCTCGGTGCGCATCAGCCTCACCAAGGCCGGTCAGGAGATCGCCGAAGTGGTTGCCAAGCTCTACGAGCGCCATATCGGCTCGATCGAAAAGGTCGGCGGGATCGGCGAGAGCGAATTCAACCAGATGAACAAGCTCCTGCAGCGCCTCGACCGCTTCTGGAACGACCAGATCATGTATCGCCTCTGA